The genomic stretch tagtgacaaatttggaaatattccaaaactttctgaaaatacaatattagaattaactgcacaattactagaaatgtgtacgTTGGATATAATACAATTTGCATAGATACAACATTTTACTTCTAAACAAAACACTACAgtattgcttaaaatgaactacATCTCCCAGTATCCCACGGTGCCAGTGACGTATCAATCCTGAGACGATATCGTTGCTAGGTGATGCGACTCACGCACACTCGCTTCCTGGTGCAGTTTCATCTCCGTTATAGATAATCTGTCCTTTAAGATGAttgtttatatatgaatgcGCTGTGTTTTACTTCCACGGGGAAGGAACATGTCATCGACGCAAGAAACTCTCTTCTCGTTGGAACTGGTGATCGATTACGTCCGCTTCGACGGTTCGCGTGGCAGTGTTTTGGCTCCTGCAGTGGGTGTCCGCTTCTTAGATTTCCCCACACTGCTCATCTACCAATCAGGACACGAGGATGTTTCATCTAAATCAGGCTATGCTGACCTGTGCGTATCACCTGAGGCTTTATCTCAACAAGATAATGGAGACAATCTGAAGTATTCCTTCCATAAAGGCAAATCCTGTCTTTTTAAGATGAATTTGGACTCGTTACACAACCATCTACTGAACACTCCTCTTTACGCAATGGTATTGGATGTAAAAGATGAGATTCCCAAACTTATAGGAAGCTCCTTGATATCCCTGGCTAAAGTGACGGAGAGAATTAAACTGGATGTGGGTAAACATGGTATTGGCTCTCCAAGCGCTTATGGAGAGAGACTGCTGACCTCAATCTGCAATCTGATGGGGAAAAGCATAGGTGCCATTTCTCTGGCTTATAAGATTGTAAGTCTAGGAGCTCATTTAATCCCTCATATCCCAGAAAACAGAGTCTGTGAAGTCGGCGTGACCCGTGGAAAAGCAGAACAACACGAATCAGTGCATGCAAAATGTGAGATGCCAACAAAAGTGTCTGAGAATCATCCTGGTAATGTTCTCTCACCACAAATAAGCCTTGATGGACAGTCAGCTGATGTAGTGATATCAGAAGCAAAGCAGCCAGGGCTTCCGGCTGAACAGAGAGTCTCGTGGTGTGAAGGTGCACAGGAATACACCGCATTCTGCCCTCCACCTCTGTTTTACAGCTCCGGCCTGAAGAACCAACAGGAGAGGAAAAGTAGGATGTTTACCCTACTGTACCCTACTTGCTGAAAGAATTTCTGATTGATAGCTCATACTTTTAAATGGGtagttgattatgatttcacttttttaactttagttagtgtgtaatgttgctgtttggctgcgtgagattctccagctttgttgttgttgagcaaccgaagcgtgagctgttaaagctccgccctcttctggaaagggggccgggagcagcagctcatttgcatttaaagggacacgcaaaaacggcgtgtttttgctcacacccaaataggggcaaatttgacaagctataataaatgatctgtgggggattttgagctgaaacttcacagacacattctggagacaccagagacttatattacaaaGGGCATTACTTTAAGCAAGTAAAACTAAGgcattttagtataattgtaaaaatgtgtccATTAACACTTACtagactgaagcaacttaggtttacttgattatccatacaatGTGTAAATACATCATTATTACATGTGAGCAtcaaatatcaaatatgatcataaggcttttgaggaacatttatttgtaaatatcTCAATCATcgttgtattgcattgcattatatgttttaaaggggacttgtaatgcccctttcacaagatgtaacataagtctctggtgtccccagaatgtgtctgtgaagtttcagctcaaaatcccccacagatcatttattagcttgtcaaatttgccctatttggtgtgagcaaaaacacactgttttttgtgtgtccctttaaatgcaaatgagctgctgctcccggccccctttccagaagagggcggagttttaacagctcgtgcttcagcAGTGACTGCGCCattttcccgcagaattgggctattttacactgttgccgcgggttgtttttatgtccgcgggttgaagcgaccccaaataacatgatatttagcgtAACTGGGCTAGTTTTGtgtagcaattgggtgggttttgttgtgaagacctggcaaccctgcactTCAGATACTccacaacaacaaagctggagaatctcacgcagccaaaatgaggattgtcagtaacggtgttcagccttacattgttcaaaccggagtcgacactgatggagagactcaggaagaagttacaacttttagaatgaaactggacgtttctgaat from Ctenopharyngodon idella isolate HZGC_01 chromosome 13, HZGC01, whole genome shotgun sequence encodes the following:
- the LOC127525000 gene encoding microtubule-associated protein 10-like, whose product is MRCVLLPRGRNMSSTQETLFSLELVIDYVRFDGSRGSVLAPAVGVRFLDFPTLLIYQSGHEDVSSKSGYADLCVSPEALSQQDNGDNLKYSFHKGKSCLFKMNLDSLHNHLLNTPLYAMVLDVKDEIPKLIGSSLISLAKVTERIKLDVGKHGIGSPSAYGERLLTSICNLMGKSIGAISLAYKIVSLGAHLIPHIPENRVCEVGVTRGKAEQHESVHAKCEMPTKVSENHPGNVLSPQISLDGQSADVVISEAKQPGLPAEQRVSWCEGAQEYTAFCPPPLFYSSGLKNQQERKSFTGLIPAMESLNIEDPEDGNNEDMHDFPEISAVKADRSSKLTSTPRSQHEETDSAPLGNVIRQLPLLNALLVELSQLNGQTQQQPLSIHPHLAWLYTSAPGAKTEYQKTIKASPKQRPGQCKIKGGVKSVKSAKKNEEKLQPKRTLKYGLTKSFCLRLKLVKPGLVKRHECIEYQNIKQDQPTRQTSSDHKRVRKSVYRGVNLDETVETLVSSFEMDPAPIKTASSRSQTSLNESLAKHAAETTLDERDKKVEFIFQVH